The sequence TTGTTTATTCATATTAAACCAGAAAGCGATACCCCTATTTATTCTCAACTGATTTACCAAATAAAGACTGGAATTTTAAAGAAAGAATTAATGCCCGGCGAGTTGCTGCCCAGTGTACGAAGCTTAGCAGGAGATATTGGTATCAACATGCATACAGTCAATAAAGCCTACAATTATTTAGTCAGAGAAGAAATCCTTATCA is a genomic window of Carnobacterium sp. CP1 containing:
- a CDS encoding GntR family transcriptional regulator; its protein translation is MFIHIKPESDTPIYSQLIYQIKTGILKKELMPGELLPSVRSLAGDIGINMHTVNKAYNYLVREEILINQKKGFQIKNREQMKMSVEYQEEFKTKLTELMIDAAVYQLSEQELKEMQQAVNKKIQGGEAK